In one Cyclopterus lumpus isolate fCycLum1 chromosome 22, fCycLum1.pri, whole genome shotgun sequence genomic region, the following are encoded:
- the txlnbb gene encoding taxilin beta b, whose product MEACPAPPTGPEASPAEGRHLDLTEDLARQLEDIISAYQADEIPAEPEDAEEVTAVKEPLTRKDQKLEKKMLKNLGKDAMLLMQSLNKLNTPEQKLEAIIKKHAELLEEHRSDQKQLKVLQKKLLQAMKEKDQLQSEHSRAVLARSKLEGLCRELQRHNKTLKEETLQRCREDDLKRKEITTHFQGTLSEIQAQIEEHSSRNTKLCLENSALAEKLKGLISQYDQREANLEKVFKHRDLKEKLLDTKLAQANMILKETEEKHKLERELMLKQATVYKSKVKVMREQENDMRIQLEMYSAKFDEFQGTVSKSNSVYSDFKQDMDKMTKKMKKLDKECQSWKSRFDGCNKNLLGMVSDKAIKEKEFELVNSKNQKLENLCRALQEERRSLYEKVQGAGSQAHVNSAGPTEKEELETPEDPKDKDPDQETAAPAETPTPQTPLTKELAKLKAEQSRLEEIAVSFTISHVVPTETVVSQSRGPSEGGAQEPEENHIEETDREEDECQEQRDLEMESVD is encoded by the exons ATGGAGGCTTGTCCCGCACCACCCACGGGTCCCGAGGCGTCGCCGGCCGAGGGTCGGCACCTTGACCTGACGGAGGACCTGGCCCGGCAGCTGGAGGACATCATTAGCGCCTACCAGGCGGACGAGATCCCCGCTGAGCCAGAGGACGCAGAGGAGGTCACGGCCGTCAAAGAGCCCCTCACCCGCAAGGACCAGAAACTGGAGAAGAAGATGCTCAAAAACCTCG GGAAGGACGCCATGCTGCTGATGCAGAGTCTGAACAAACTCAACACCCCAGAACAGAAACTGGAAGCCATCATCAAGAAGCACGCCGAGCTG CTGGAGGAGCACCGGAGTGACCAGAAGCAGCTCAAAGTCCTGCAGAAGAAGTTGCTCCAGGCGATGAAGGAGAAGGACCAGCTGCAGAGCGAGCACAGCCGCGCCGTGCTGGCTCGCAGCAAACTGGAGGGGCTCTGCCGAGAGCTGCAGAGGCACAACAAGACCTTGAAG GAGGAGACCCTGCAGAGGTGCCGGGAGGACGACCTGAAGAGGAAAGAGATCACCACCCATTTCCAGGGCACGCTGAGTGAGATTCAGGCCCAGATCGAGGAGCACAGCAGCCGCAACACCAAGCTGTGCCTGGAGAACAGCGCTCTGGCCGAGAAGCTGAAGGGCCTCATCTCACAATACGACCAGCGAGAGGCG AACCTGGAAAAGGTCTTCAAACACCGAGACCTGAAAGAAAAGCTGCTGGACACCAAACTGGCGCAGGCCAACATGATcctgaaggagacggaggagaagcaCAAGCTGGAGAGAGAGCTC atGCTAAAACAGGCGACCGTGTACAAATCGAAGGTGAAGGTCATGAGGGAGCAAGAGAACGACATGAGGATCCAG CTCGAGATGTACTCCGCGAAGTTTGATGAGTTCCAAGGCACGGTATCAAAGAGCAACAGCGTCTACAGCGACTTCAAACAGGACATGGACAAA ATGaccaagaaaatgaaaaagctgGATAAAGAGTGCCAGTCATGGAAGAGTCGCTTTGATGGCTGCAACAAGAATCTCCTCGGCATGGTGTCAGAT AAAGCGATCAAGGAAAAGGAGTTTGAGCTCGTCAACAGCAAGAACCAGAAGCTGGAGAATCTGTGCAGGGCTTtgcaagaggagaggaggagtctCTACGAGAAGGTGCAGGGAGCTGGAAGCCAAGCACACGTCAACAGCGCCGGGCCAacggagaaggaggagctggagacccCCGAAGACCCTAAAGACAAAGACCCCGACCAGGAAACGGCAGCTCCTGCCGAGACACCGACACCCCAAACTCCACTGACCAAGGAACTGGCTAAACTGAAGGCCGAGCAGAGCCGCCTGGAGGAGATCGCCGTCTCTTTCACAATCTCTCACGTCGTACCCACAGAAACAGTCGTTAGCCAATCACGAGGACCCTCTGAGGGCGGCGCCCAGGAGCCAGAGGAGAACCACATAGAGGAGACCGACCGCGAAGAGGACGAATGCCAAGAACAGAGAGATTTGGAAATGGAGTCGGTTGATTAA